TACAGCTTGCCGTATCTTGCTCTTAAGCCTTCTTCTTATTTCTGGTGGGATTAGAGCTGATTGAGATTTTGCTGTTTCTTCTAGTGCGGCTATAAGTCTCTCTGTTAATAGTGTGCTTGTGAACAGGCGGTCGGCTTGCAAGTAGATCTTTAGTTTATCGGTAATGTCGCCCTTGTTCCCGCTTCTGTCAGTGCAGACTATACTGGACTGAGGGCAATTAATATCGAAAAATATGGATTTCTGAATGGCTTTTTTATCTTGTACAAAATTGTTAAGAAATTGGTTGAGGATAGGTTTTGATTTGCCGTCTTCTAGTGTTTTTGTGGTGTACGAAATTACACTCATGTCGTCATATTTTATTATCGCTCCGTACGTTTTATCTTTATTTTTTATTTTTAGGAGCATCAGTGCGCCAGGTATAAGCCTTTTGTCTGACTGAAAAAGCTCCTGGAACTTCTCTGCAAGCCGTTCAGATGTATCAACAAAAGCGTGCTGACTTGTCAGCGCCGTCTTTACCTGATCCTTTACCCAAGAGTCATCTTGGAATCGGTATTTAGTCCCTTTGATTGTTTCTCTTAATCGGTCAATAAAGAATTTAGAGTAATCCTCAGGCGTTTCTACCTCCATGAGAATTTTTGGGGCGTTTAAGTTGGGACTTACTATGTGGAATATTATTCGCTCCAGTTTTGCCTCGTCTGTGATGTGGTATTCAGTCTCTTCTATATTTTCTTCTGCCATTATTGGTTTCTTCTTTTAATGTTGATGCATTGTTGTTAGGAAGTGTTAG
The genomic region above belongs to Pseudomonas sp. GOM7 and contains:
- a CDS encoding nucleoid-associated protein, whose protein sequence is MAEENIEETEYHITDEAKLERIIFHIVSPNLNAPKILMEVETPEDYSKFFIDRLRETIKGTKYRFQDDSWVKDQVKTALTSQHAFVDTSERLAEKFQELFQSDKRLIPGALMLLKIKNKDKTYGAIIKYDDMSVISYTTKTLEDGKSKPILNQFLNNFVQDKKAIQKSIFFDINCPQSSIVCTDRSGNKGDITDKLKIYLQADRLFTSTLLTERLIAALEETAKSQSALIPPEIRRRLKSKIRQAVKDTVEFDPENHEQILTAAFGEAHKEEKVRKAFAASLKKKKISNEKFEISHEAIKQGSKKIKQTYEGVRVIYTSSDIDKNIFFEEDGAKKIIRIVTDQYVLEDEADD